The following DNA comes from Candidatus Acidiferrales bacterium.
TCATTCAGTCCCCGATGCGGAACTCTTCGTCGGGGCAAAGCACTTCGGCGGCGGGGCACGAACGCATAACCCGCGCATCATGCCGCTCGGCTATCATATCCCTCCGCCCCTGACGCAGCTTCATGGTTTGTTCGGGCGTAACCGCTGGAAAACAGTTTTTATTTCTCCTCCGCTAATCATAATTTTAAACGTGCTTTGTGGACAGATGACAGAAAAACGAAATTCGTTTTTATGGTAGTTAGACGCGATATGCTGTTGCGATCGTGGAATCCGTCAAGGATGCAAAGAACTGAAGGGAACTTCGTGAAGATTTTGTTGGTGTCGATATTATTCGCAATGACATCTTGTTCAATATTTAGCCCAAAGGGACTGGCGAAGTTGCCGGTGACGAACAATCCCAATTCGCTTGATTCAACGCAGGCGCTGGCCGTCTACGATCGTGCGGAGTATTTTCCAAATGGGACTCAGCTTTCTATTTGTATTATCAAAGGAGACTCGGAAAAATATGTCGGAATTGAGCGGCGCAACGATTCACTGGTATATGTTGATAACAGTGACAGCGTCTTTGAAATAGGTTCCATCACGAAAACTTTTACAGGTACTATGCTTGCAAAACTCGTGTATGATGGGAAAGTCAACGAAGATGATCCTGTAAAAAATTATCTCCCCATCACTCTGAATCAATCGTCGCTTAACGGAAAAGAAATGACCCTTGTTCAACTTGCAAATCATACGTCTGGCCTCCCTTTTGAACCGACCAACGTGAGG
Coding sequences within:
- a CDS encoding serine hydrolase, coding for MVVRRDMLLRSWNPSRMQRTEGNFVKILLVSILFAMTSCSIFSPKGLAKLPVTNNPNSLDSTQALAVYDRAEYFPNGTQLSICIIKGDSEKYVGIERRNDSLVYVDNSDSVFEIGSITKTFTGTMLAKLVYDGKVNEDDPVKNYLPITLNQSSLNGKEMTLVQLANHTSGLPFEPTNVR